One window of Quercus robur chromosome 12, dhQueRobu3.1, whole genome shotgun sequence genomic DNA carries:
- the LOC126708420 gene encoding uncharacterized protein LOC126708420 translates to MSDQSPKQTISQQSTEKTMSEQSPKQRKSEQADQTVRNKITELFPKDNASSPASALATEEKQIDDIVRDLMDENVTTIVLTGRAGVGKTLMASEISKRAKQVGICEIGGAMQVGTCEIRRAKQGEEGKKWEASEISKLAMHDGICFGTIWVFPNPGDLSFPNPVDHRPHCVSIAHQLSILSTAEEWEDHSTVIDDVNDEKKATNDETGKSGDDTAFKDDEKEATEWSLMEKISEKLTKMRSDELEKLRFDMLQKLRFEKLRFDMLQEVRIDMTVVLEKMRSDELEKKKRLPAELEEIGFDDLEKMIFEKNERLSSVQLEKMKSEIEKKIFEKNQLLSALLEKMKSEKEKEKR, encoded by the exons ATGTCGGACCAATctccaaaacaaacaatttcCCAACAATCTACAGAAAAAACAATGTCAGAACAATctccaaaacaaagaaagtcgGAGCAAGCTGATCAAACcgtgagaaacaaaataacGGAACTCTTTCCCAAGGATAATGCTTCAAGTCCGG CATCTGCGTTGGCAACAGAAGAGAAACAGATAGATGATATAGTGCGAGATTTGATGGACGAGAATGTGACAACAATTGTTCTGACTGGAAGAGCTGGAGTAGGAAAAACATTGATGGCGAGCGAGATCAGCAAACGGGCAAAGCAAGTGGGCATATGCGAGATCGGCGGGGCAATGCAGGTGGGCACATGCGAGATCAGAAGGGCAAAGCAGGGCgaggaaggaaaaaaatgggAGGCCAGCGAGATCAGCAAACTGGCAATGCATGACGGCATATGTTTTGGGACTATTTGGGTGTTTCCGAATCCAGGGGATCTCAGCTTTCCGAATCCGGTGGATCACAGGCCTCATTGCGTGAGCATTGCCCATCAGTTATCTATACTTTCTACTGCTGAGGAGTGGGAAGATCATAGTACTGTCATTGATGATGTCAATGATGAAAAGAAGGCAACAAATGATGAGACTGGGAAGTCGGGAGATGACACTGCTTTCAAAGATGACGAAAAGGAGGCGACGGAGTGGAGCCTGATGGAGAAAATATCTGAGAAGCTTACTAAGATGAGATCCGATGAGCTTGAGAAACTGAGATTTGATATGCTTCAGAAACTGAGATTTGAGAAACTGAGATTTGATATGCTTCAGGAAGTGAGGATTGATATGACTGTTGTGCTTGAGAAAATGAGATCTGATGAGCTTGAGAAAAAGAAACGTTTACCTGCTGAGCTTGAGGAAATTGGATTTGATGATCTTGAGAAAATGATATTTGAGAAAAATGAACGTTTATCTTCTGTGCAGCTTGAGAAAATGAAATCTGAGATTGAGAAAAAGATATTTGAGAAAAATCAACTTTTATCTGCTCTGCTTGAGAAAATGAaatcagagaaagaaaaagaaaaa agatag